The following are encoded together in the Streptomyces rapamycinicus NRRL 5491 genome:
- a CDS encoding amino acid ABC transporter permease: protein MTETLVRADSGDAAESLRPVPPRRPGQRVAAVVVAFLLVFLLEGWITNPRMQWGTVGEFLFSPVIMEGLRTTLLLTFLAMALGIAGGIVLAVLRMSANPILSRLSWCYIWLFRGTPLLVQLLFWYFLSAVVPTIGLGIPWGPTFVRADTNDLITQLTAAVLGLGLHEAAYMAEIVRAGITSVDDGQNEAAQALGMSRGQALRRIVLPQALRIIIPPTGNQVISMLKTTSLVFAIAVPELLTSIQGIYSRNFQQVPLLVVACFWYLVATSVLGVGQYYLERRFGRGTSRHLPPTPLQRLRAAARNHRKESAR from the coding sequence ATGACCGAGACCCTCGTCCGGGCGGACTCCGGCGACGCCGCCGAGTCCCTGCGCCCCGTCCCGCCGCGCCGTCCGGGCCAGCGCGTCGCCGCGGTCGTCGTGGCCTTCCTGCTGGTCTTCCTCCTGGAGGGCTGGATCACCAATCCCCGTATGCAGTGGGGGACCGTCGGTGAGTTCCTCTTCTCGCCGGTGATCATGGAGGGGCTGCGGACCACGCTGCTGCTGACGTTCCTCGCCATGGCACTCGGCATCGCCGGCGGTATCGTCCTCGCCGTCCTGCGGATGTCAGCCAACCCGATACTCTCCCGGCTCAGCTGGTGCTACATCTGGCTCTTCCGCGGCACCCCGCTGCTGGTCCAGCTCCTCTTCTGGTACTTCCTCTCCGCGGTCGTCCCCACCATCGGGCTCGGCATCCCCTGGGGGCCGACGTTCGTGCGGGCCGACACGAACGACCTCATCACCCAGCTCACCGCCGCCGTCCTCGGCCTCGGGCTGCACGAGGCGGCGTACATGGCCGAGATCGTCCGCGCGGGCATCACCTCCGTCGACGACGGCCAGAACGAGGCCGCCCAGGCGCTGGGCATGTCCCGCGGGCAGGCCCTGCGCCGCATCGTGCTACCGCAGGCACTGCGCATCATCATCCCGCCCACCGGCAATCAGGTGATCTCCATGCTGAAGACCACCTCGCTGGTCTTCGCCATCGCCGTGCCGGAGCTGCTGACCTCCATCCAGGGCATCTACTCACGCAACTTCCAGCAGGTTCCGCTGCTGGTCGTCGCCTGCTTCTGGTACCTCGTGGCGACCTCCGTGCTGGGCGTCGGCCAGTACTACCTGGAACGGCGCTTCGGCCGCGGCACCAGCCGCCATCTGCCGCCCACCCCGCTCCAGCGGTTGCGCGCCGCGGCCCGGAACCACCGTAAGGAGAGCGCACGTTGA
- a CDS encoding helix-turn-helix domain-containing protein, with protein MDLNTDDDVLDAVGPRLRALRRDRGITLADLAAKTGVSESTLSRLESGQRRPTLELLLPLARIHDVPLDDLVGAPRTGDPRIHLKPIRRFGMTFVPLSRRPGGVHAFKMIIPAQPEPLEPTPQTHEGFEWLYVLSGRLRLVIGERDLTLPPGEAAEFDTSLPHWLGSADGGVVELLILFGLQGIRAHVRTDPHRPSRDASRR; from the coding sequence ATGGATCTCAATACGGACGACGACGTGCTCGACGCGGTGGGGCCGCGGCTTCGTGCGCTGCGTCGTGACCGCGGCATCACCCTCGCCGACCTCGCGGCGAAGACCGGCGTGTCGGAGAGCACCCTGTCCCGGCTGGAGAGCGGGCAGCGGCGGCCGACCCTGGAACTCCTGCTCCCGCTGGCCCGAATCCATGACGTTCCGCTGGACGACCTCGTCGGTGCCCCGCGCACCGGCGACCCCCGGATCCACCTCAAGCCGATCAGGCGGTTCGGCATGACGTTCGTGCCCCTGTCCCGGCGGCCGGGCGGTGTGCACGCGTTCAAGATGATCATCCCCGCCCAGCCGGAACCACTCGAACCGACCCCGCAGACCCACGAAGGCTTCGAATGGCTCTACGTGCTCAGCGGACGCCTGCGACTCGTGATCGGCGAGCGCGACCTGACGCTGCCACCCGGTGAGGCGGCCGAGTTCGACACGTCCCTGCCCCACTGGCTGGGCAGCGCCGACGGCGGCGTGGTGGAGCTGCTCATCCTGTTCGGCCTGCAAGGGATACGCGCGCATGTACGCACCGACCCTCATCGGCCTTCCCGGGACGCGAGCCGACGGTGA
- a CDS encoding TetR/AcrR family transcriptional regulator, with protein sequence MAAAEEVFGGSGKAGSTEEVARRAGVGIGTVFRHFPTKQLLVEATVVRHLTLLTDTARARGEGGEAGAAFRMTFREMVSGAPAKLALVALLEESACPAGATDEVEAAATVLRDAVEVLLSRGQEAGEVRADATVDEVYVLIRALANARGDRAVVDRAVDMVLDGLSPRRSEQPPRGLRSLPGRTVGKAGCNNHAGPEEGGLTGPTWGALPQVWMP encoded by the coding sequence CTGGCCGCGGCCGAAGAGGTATTCGGCGGGTCGGGCAAAGCCGGTTCGACCGAGGAGGTGGCGCGCCGGGCCGGCGTCGGGATCGGCACCGTGTTCCGGCACTTCCCGACCAAGCAGCTGCTGGTCGAGGCCACGGTCGTGCGGCACCTCACCCTGCTCACCGACACAGCGCGGGCGCGAGGCGAGGGCGGCGAGGCCGGGGCGGCCTTCCGGATGACGTTCCGGGAGATGGTCTCGGGCGCACCGGCGAAGCTCGCGCTCGTCGCGCTGCTGGAGGAGTCCGCTTGTCCGGCGGGCGCCACTGATGAGGTGGAGGCCGCGGCCACTGTGCTGCGGGACGCCGTCGAGGTGTTGTTGTCCCGGGGCCAAGAAGCCGGTGAGGTGCGCGCGGACGCGACGGTGGACGAGGTCTACGTGCTGATCAGGGCGCTGGCCAACGCACGGGGTGACCGGGCCGTCGTGGACAGGGCGGTCGACATGGTGCTGGACGGACTGTCGCCGCGGCGTTCCGAGCAGCCACCCCGCGGCCTACGCTCGTTGCCGGGCCGGACCGTAGGAAAGGCTGGGTGCAACAACCATGCGGGCCCTGAGGAAGGGGGCCTGACAGGCCCGACATGGGGCGCGCTCCCTCAGGTGTGGATGCCGTGA
- a CDS encoding amino acid ABC transporter ATP-binding protein, which produces MIRAESVHKSFGRTDVLKGIDLTVAPGEVMCLVGPSGSGKSTFLRCVNHLETIDRGRLYVRDELVGYEERDGKLHELSEKAVSRRRQGIGMVFQRFNLFPHMTALENVIEAPVQVRKEPKKQACERGAELLDRVGLADKAGSYPAQLSGGQQQRVAIARALAMKPELMLFDEPTSALDPELVGEVLEVMRALADDGMTMVVVTHEMGFAREVGDSLVFMDDGTVVETGPPADVLSDPRHERTRAFLSKVL; this is translated from the coding sequence GTGATCAGAGCCGAGAGCGTGCACAAGAGCTTCGGCCGCACCGACGTGCTCAAGGGCATCGACCTGACCGTCGCCCCCGGGGAGGTGATGTGTCTGGTGGGCCCCTCCGGATCCGGCAAGTCCACCTTCCTGCGCTGCGTCAACCATCTGGAGACCATCGACCGGGGACGCCTGTACGTCCGTGACGAGCTCGTCGGCTACGAAGAGCGGGACGGCAAGCTCCACGAGCTGAGCGAGAAGGCCGTCTCACGACGCCGCCAGGGCATCGGCATGGTCTTCCAGCGCTTCAACCTCTTTCCACACATGACCGCGCTGGAAAACGTCATCGAGGCCCCCGTCCAGGTCAGGAAGGAGCCGAAGAAACAGGCCTGCGAACGCGGCGCGGAACTGCTCGACCGCGTCGGCCTCGCCGACAAGGCGGGCAGCTACCCCGCCCAGCTCTCCGGCGGCCAGCAGCAGCGGGTGGCCATCGCCCGCGCGCTGGCCATGAAGCCCGAACTGATGCTCTTCGACGAGCCCACCTCCGCGCTCGACCCCGAACTCGTCGGAGAGGTGCTGGAGGTGATGCGAGCACTCGCCGACGACGGCATGACCATGGTCGTCGTCACCCACGAGATGGGCTTCGCCCGCGAGGTCGGCGACTCGCTGGTGTTCATGGACGACGGAACCGTCGTCGAGACCGGCCCGCCGGCGGACGTGCTGAGCGACCCGCGCCACGAACGCACCCGCGCCTTCCTCAGCAAGGTTCTCTGA
- a CDS encoding NAD(P)/FAD-dependent oxidoreductase, giving the protein MTRALVIGAGVIGAATAHRLAEAGVSVTVLDAGGRTPGTSSATFSIDVTHLKTPHSYFLLNQRSAALHRELEHEIHAGTGANGWRHPAPLVQWGHTDEEQRVLRARAERLAGWGHPCRTADPGELRTLAPAVDPASCRATELVVHDDAAWYDAPLLARTLLDRAATLGADIRYDSPVTALLLDGERVRGAEARGRRFEADHIVNCAGPDAGRIAELARVRLPLRQIPGLVGESVPLAEPLRAIVATPGVDLRPAPGNRVCAISWPVDALLAPTASTDVPPEADLLSRCAAILPAFRSLGGTRIGVRPVPEDGLPLVGPHLQAPGLYTITTHSGVTLAPLLAALAAEELTTSIPDPALAPYRPDRDTSHPIRDESLAVMSGHRAEAG; this is encoded by the coding sequence ATGACCCGTGCCCTCGTCATCGGCGCCGGAGTGATAGGCGCCGCCACCGCCCACCGCCTGGCCGAGGCAGGTGTCAGCGTCACCGTGCTCGACGCCGGCGGCCGCACGCCGGGCACCTCCAGCGCCACCTTCTCCATCGACGTCACCCATCTGAAGACCCCCCACTCCTACTTCCTGCTCAACCAGCGCAGCGCCGCGCTCCACCGGGAGCTGGAGCACGAGATCCACGCGGGCACAGGAGCCAACGGCTGGCGCCATCCCGCGCCGCTCGTCCAGTGGGGCCACACCGACGAGGAACAGCGCGTCCTCCGCGCACGTGCCGAGCGCCTCGCGGGCTGGGGGCACCCCTGCCGCACCGCCGACCCCGGCGAGCTGCGCACTCTCGCACCTGCCGTCGACCCCGCCTCCTGCCGCGCCACCGAACTCGTCGTGCACGACGACGCCGCCTGGTACGACGCCCCCCTCCTCGCACGCACCCTCCTCGACCGGGCCGCGACCCTGGGCGCCGACATCCGCTACGACAGTCCCGTCACCGCCCTGCTGCTGGACGGTGAGCGGGTACGCGGCGCCGAGGCACGGGGCCGGCGCTTCGAGGCCGACCACATCGTCAACTGTGCGGGCCCCGACGCCGGGCGCATCGCCGAACTGGCCCGGGTACGGCTGCCGTTGCGCCAGATCCCCGGTCTGGTGGGCGAGTCCGTCCCGCTCGCCGAGCCGCTGCGCGCCATCGTCGCGACCCCCGGTGTCGATCTGCGCCCCGCCCCGGGCAACCGGGTCTGCGCCATCTCCTGGCCGGTCGACGCCCTCCTCGCCCCGACCGCGTCAACCGATGTGCCGCCCGAAGCGGACCTCCTCAGCCGGTGCGCCGCGATCCTGCCCGCCTTCCGCTCCCTGGGGGGTACCCGGATCGGTGTCCGCCCCGTTCCCGAAGACGGCCTTCCCCTGGTCGGCCCGCATCTCCAGGCTCCCGGCCTCTACACCATCACCACCCACAGCGGCGTCACACTCGCCCCGCTCCTCGCGGCCCTCGCCGCCGAGGAACTCACCACTTCCATCCCCGACCCCGCCCTGGCCCCCTACCGGCCCGACCGCGACACCTCACACCCCATCCGCGACGAAAGCCTGGCAGTGATGAGCGGGCACCGCGCTGAAGCCGGTTGA
- a CDS encoding NAD(P)H-binding protein, with protein MTGVLVTGGTGKTGSALVELLRGNGVPVRVASRHPAAGDLDAVRFDWEDPATHPAALRGVDRVFLVPPVNTVNPMPLVGPFLAEARRLGVRRTVLLGSAIVLPNAPSALELAAQVRARPGWVVLRASGFMQNFLSPHPVGERIRRHGEIRTAAGDGRVGWIDARDIAAAASVLLTGPGAEPSDQRDYLLTGPKAMSYQDAAAIITARTGRSVRVVTIGSDEQAANYRAAGASAEFAAAIAAVEDGIRAGREDQVSTAVLDLTGRPPRTFGEFVQEHGYEIHA; from the coding sequence ATGACCGGCGTGCTGGTGACCGGCGGCACCGGGAAGACCGGGAGCGCACTGGTGGAACTGCTGCGCGGCAACGGTGTGCCGGTCCGGGTGGCCAGCCGCCACCCGGCTGCCGGTGATCTGGACGCGGTCCGGTTCGACTGGGAGGACCCGGCCACCCACCCGGCCGCGTTGCGCGGGGTGGACCGGGTCTTCCTGGTGCCTCCGGTGAACACTGTGAACCCGATGCCGCTGGTAGGCCCGTTCCTGGCCGAGGCGCGACGCCTCGGGGTGCGCCGGACAGTACTTCTCGGATCCGCCATCGTATTGCCGAACGCTCCCAGTGCGCTGGAGCTGGCCGCGCAGGTGCGGGCCCGGCCGGGGTGGGTGGTGCTGCGCGCGTCCGGGTTCATGCAGAACTTCCTGAGCCCGCACCCGGTGGGCGAGCGGATCCGGCGGCACGGCGAGATCCGCACCGCAGCCGGTGACGGCCGAGTGGGCTGGATCGACGCGCGGGACATCGCGGCGGCCGCGTCCGTCCTGCTGACCGGCCCCGGTGCCGAGCCGAGCGACCAGCGTGACTACCTGCTCACCGGGCCGAAGGCCATGAGCTACCAGGACGCGGCGGCGATCATCACCGCCCGCACCGGGCGGTCGGTCCGAGTGGTGACCATCGGGTCCGATGAGCAGGCGGCCAACTACCGGGCCGCGGGCGCGTCCGCCGAGTTCGCCGCCGCCATCGCCGCTGTGGAAGACGGCATCAGGGCCGGTCGGGAAGACCAGGTCAGTACCGCGGTGCTGGACCTGACCGGCCGTCCGCCCCGTACCTTCGGCGAATTCGTCCAGGAGCACGGCTACGAGATCCATGCATGA
- a CDS encoding DUF4232 domain-containing protein codes for MRSNTTARIARRRSLRVAAAVLTAAAALTLTACNGSDGGDKKSAGQADTAPAGSGGSSGSSDGAQGSDAKAKGGSEAGAAQDQPGGGQAATEGGGRAHAGVERCRTENLEAAFATGEDALPDRGGEGTTTASIVLMNKGSYSCKLGGFPGVDLTSINGGERWSLARSSQKWSSVEVEAGQSTEFTLNLAFTKEDEGFYQPAWVEITPPNETKALKIEWPWETDTLVDQRSATHPGTFVNPIG; via the coding sequence ATGCGCTCCAACACCACTGCCCGCATCGCCCGCCGTCGCAGCCTCCGCGTCGCCGCCGCGGTCCTGACCGCGGCTGCCGCCCTGACCCTGACGGCCTGCAACGGCTCGGACGGTGGCGACAAGAAGTCCGCGGGCCAGGCCGACACGGCCCCGGCCGGGTCGGGCGGCTCCTCGGGCTCCTCCGACGGTGCGCAGGGTTCCGACGCCAAGGCCAAGGGGGGCTCGGAGGCGGGCGCCGCGCAGGATCAGCCGGGCGGTGGGCAGGCCGCCACCGAAGGCGGCGGCAGGGCGCACGCGGGCGTCGAGCGCTGCCGCACCGAAAACCTGGAAGCCGCCTTCGCCACGGGTGAGGACGCGCTCCCCGACCGGGGCGGGGAGGGCACGACGACCGCCAGCATCGTCCTGATGAACAAGGGCTCCTACTCCTGCAAGCTCGGCGGCTTCCCCGGTGTGGACCTGACCTCGATCAACGGTGGCGAGCGCTGGTCCCTGGCCCGCTCCTCGCAGAAGTGGAGCTCGGTGGAGGTGGAGGCCGGACAGAGCACCGAGTTCACCCTCAACCTCGCCTTCACCAAGGAGGACGAGGGCTTCTACCAGCCGGCCTGGGTCGAGATCACCCCGCCCAACGAGACCAAGGCACTCAAGATCGAGTGGCCCTGGGAGACCGACACCCTCGTCGACCAGCGCAGCGCCACCCACCCCGGCACCTTCGTCAACCCCATCGGCTGA
- a CDS encoding methyltransferase domain-containing protein — MSVTQDEWNTGYADGRRYRQLGDRERSLLATHFPAPADGKALDVGCGVGELAAHLSSLGYHVDAVDWSDNALAEATAQHENAARWLRLDIELDDWTPLHTDGYDIIILRFVYPFLKHRDRTMRALGSRLRPGAAIVVITPLAADTPAERRGIALDEDELARLGAGWSTVERHDAEGLAFVVLRGPQPAEAKPLPGPSADHTRYAPAGVRDATPASRQHHFTLRERYYAQVESGRKTIEVRVGTPGKAAVETGDTIVFREPDSGRELDIVARRITPYGSFEELLDAEDPARIDPDSTREEQLANLRRIYPPDKEALGALAFEFDHRPGRPGHTMPMPPAEYVRTVPHHTVYGCRA; from the coding sequence GTGTCCGTCACACAGGACGAATGGAACACCGGCTACGCCGATGGCCGCCGCTATCGCCAACTCGGCGACCGTGAGCGGTCGCTGCTCGCCACCCACTTTCCCGCCCCGGCCGACGGCAAAGCCCTCGACGTCGGGTGCGGGGTCGGAGAACTCGCGGCCCACCTGTCCTCGCTCGGCTATCACGTCGACGCCGTCGACTGGTCCGACAACGCCCTCGCCGAGGCGACCGCCCAGCACGAAAACGCCGCGCGGTGGCTGCGCCTGGACATCGAGCTCGACGACTGGACACCTCTGCACACCGACGGCTACGACATCATCATCCTCCGGTTCGTGTATCCCTTCCTGAAGCACCGCGACCGAACCATGCGGGCCCTCGGCAGCCGCCTGCGACCTGGCGCCGCCATCGTGGTCATCACGCCCCTCGCCGCCGACACTCCGGCCGAGCGGCGCGGTATCGCGCTCGACGAGGACGAACTTGCCCGACTCGGGGCCGGCTGGTCCACCGTCGAACGCCACGACGCCGAAGGACTGGCCTTCGTGGTCCTGCGCGGCCCTCAGCCGGCGGAGGCCAAACCACTGCCCGGGCCATCGGCCGACCACACGCGATACGCGCCCGCCGGCGTCCGAGACGCGACGCCCGCCTCACGGCAGCACCACTTCACCCTGCGGGAGCGCTACTACGCCCAGGTGGAGTCCGGACGCAAAACGATCGAAGTACGCGTCGGGACCCCCGGGAAAGCGGCCGTCGAAACCGGGGACACGATCGTCTTCCGCGAGCCGGACAGCGGGCGGGAACTCGACATCGTCGCGAGGCGAATCACCCCGTACGGCTCATTCGAGGAGCTTCTCGACGCGGAGGATCCGGCACGCATCGATCCCGACTCCACGCGCGAGGAGCAACTCGCCAACCTCCGCCGCATCTACCCGCCGGACAAGGAAGCTCTCGGGGCCCTCGCCTTCGAGTTCGACCACCGTCCGGGACGGCCCGGTCACACCATGCCCATGCCCCCCGCGGAGTACGTTCGGACGGTGCCCCATCACACGGTGTACGGCTGCCGGGCCTGA
- a CDS encoding nuclear transport factor 2 family protein, with the protein MPRTPEETMRRLLDLMLAKDMDAVADLWAEDGTAEFPFAAGASPRRLVGREAVRGYLAGFPEVYDVREIAAITVHHTERPDTVVVEYHAMGHSVRTGEPYRMNYIVVITVQDGLITRFRDYWNPLANATAAGALPELLDSLRSETAR; encoded by the coding sequence ATGCCGCGCACTCCCGAGGAGACGATGCGCCGACTGCTGGATCTGATGCTGGCCAAGGACATGGACGCCGTCGCCGATTTGTGGGCGGAAGACGGCACCGCCGAGTTCCCGTTCGCCGCCGGGGCCTCGCCGCGGCGGCTGGTCGGGCGGGAAGCGGTCCGTGGCTACCTGGCCGGCTTCCCGGAGGTGTATGACGTGCGGGAGATCGCCGCGATCACCGTGCACCATACGGAACGGCCGGACACCGTTGTGGTGGAGTACCACGCGATGGGGCACTCGGTGCGCACCGGAGAGCCCTATCGGATGAACTACATCGTGGTGATCACCGTCCAGGACGGTCTGATCACCCGCTTCCGGGACTACTGGAACCCGCTGGCCAATGCCACAGCGGCCGGGGCCCTGCCCGAACTGCTCGATTCGCTGCGTTCGGAGACCGCTCGATGA
- a CDS encoding ABC transporter substrate-binding protein, with protein sequence MTGRHARARATALPLALATLLTLTVTACGGTATVNQSKVPEQRVDPALRALLPRDIRDKGSITSAVGNDYPPLSLLDIDNKTVIGAEPDLIHAVGQILGVRVHLVQANFDSIIGGVRSRRYDVAIQAMLDKKERQSQVTFVDYMKTSSSILASRKAAGNIRSLTSLCGSQVAVEQGTSQVDDVAAQAEKCAANGKPELEKLVFPDSVGCFQALSTGRADAFVGGTPTVVYQAEMSHGRFRTAGEPYRFLPYGILINKEEPTLVRAVRGALQKLIDNGTYAKILKQWNIRSGALKSATVNGGAA encoded by the coding sequence GTGACCGGAAGGCATGCGCGAGCCCGCGCCACCGCACTTCCCCTCGCGCTCGCGACGCTGCTCACGTTGACCGTGACGGCCTGTGGCGGCACCGCGACCGTCAATCAGTCCAAGGTGCCCGAGCAGCGCGTCGACCCCGCGCTCCGTGCCCTGCTCCCTCGGGACATTCGCGACAAAGGGTCCATCACTTCGGCCGTCGGCAACGACTACCCGCCGCTGTCCCTCCTGGACATCGACAACAAGACCGTCATCGGCGCCGAACCCGACCTCATTCACGCGGTCGGCCAAATCCTCGGCGTCCGCGTGCACCTGGTGCAGGCGAACTTCGACAGCATCATCGGCGGTGTCCGGTCCAGGCGCTACGACGTGGCGATCCAGGCCATGCTCGACAAGAAGGAGCGCCAGTCGCAGGTCACGTTCGTCGACTACATGAAGACCAGCAGCTCGATCCTCGCCTCCAGGAAGGCCGCCGGGAACATCCGCTCCCTCACCAGCCTGTGCGGCAGCCAGGTGGCCGTCGAGCAGGGCACCTCGCAGGTGGACGATGTGGCGGCGCAGGCCGAGAAGTGTGCGGCGAACGGCAAGCCGGAGCTGGAGAAACTGGTCTTCCCCGACTCCGTCGGCTGCTTCCAGGCGCTGTCCACGGGCCGCGCCGACGCGTTCGTCGGCGGCACCCCCACCGTCGTCTACCAGGCGGAGATGTCGCACGGCAGGTTCCGCACGGCCGGTGAGCCGTACCGCTTCCTGCCCTACGGAATCCTGATCAACAAGGAGGAGCCGACCTTGGTACGGGCTGTCCGCGGTGCCCTGCAGAAACTTATCGACAACGGCACCTACGCGAAGATCCTCAAGCAGTGGAACATCAGGTCCGGAGCCCTGAAGAGCGCCACGGTGAACGGGGGCGCGGCATGA
- a CDS encoding helix-turn-helix transcriptional regulator, whose amino-acid sequence MSRSELADFLRRRREALPPDRLPATAIHPPGHRARRTPGLRREEVAALAGVSVNYYERLEQARAPRPSPQVLAALGTALRLTAAEREHLARLAGQIPPGTNADRSPVPADAHRLLNRLGPIPAYLVDERQDIVAWNGAAAELITDFGLLPPEERNTVRLSLRLGGSLCSAPAGAEGEFARQSAAQLRTAGARYPADRVLGELVNEFAAHSPDFAVGWRDHDVRPIPTLRKHLHHPDLGELELDRHTLLLPGSDLQLVMYTAEPGSPTAIALARPGTPAVDPSPTRGRGVGEGEDI is encoded by the coding sequence GTGAGCAGAAGCGAACTGGCCGACTTCCTGCGCCGACGGCGGGAGGCACTGCCCCCGGACCGGCTGCCGGCCACGGCCATCCACCCGCCGGGCCACCGGGCCCGGCGCACGCCCGGGCTGCGCCGCGAAGAGGTGGCCGCACTGGCCGGGGTGTCGGTCAACTACTACGAGCGGCTGGAGCAGGCCCGCGCACCGCGCCCGTCGCCGCAGGTGCTGGCCGCGCTGGGGACGGCACTACGGCTCACCGCCGCCGAACGCGAACACCTGGCGCGGCTGGCCGGCCAGATCCCGCCCGGCACGAACGCCGACCGGAGTCCGGTGCCCGCCGACGCCCACCGACTACTGAACCGGCTCGGTCCGATACCCGCCTACCTCGTCGACGAGCGGCAGGACATCGTGGCCTGGAACGGAGCGGCAGCCGAGTTGATCACCGACTTCGGGCTGCTGCCCCCCGAAGAGCGCAACACCGTGCGGCTGTCCCTCCGGCTGGGCGGCTCCCTCTGTTCGGCACCGGCCGGCGCGGAAGGCGAGTTCGCCCGGCAGTCCGCCGCCCAACTGCGCACGGCCGGCGCCCGCTACCCGGCCGACCGCGTCCTCGGCGAACTGGTCAACGAGTTCGCCGCGCACAGCCCGGACTTCGCCGTCGGCTGGCGCGACCACGACGTACGCCCCATACCGACGCTGCGCAAGCACCTGCACCACCCGGACCTGGGCGAACTGGAGTTGGATCGCCACACCCTGCTGCTGCCCGGCAGCGACCTGCAGCTGGTGATGTACACGGCGGAACCCGGCAGCCCGACCGCCATCGCACTCGCCCGGCCCGGAACCCCCGCGGTGGACCCTTCCCCAACCCGCGGCCGCGGAGTCGGGGAAGGCGAGGACATATGA
- a CDS encoding PIG-L family deacetylase codes for MTDRPLTLMAVHAHPDDEATGTGGILARYAAEGIRTVLVTCTDGGCGDGPGGVKPGDPGHDPVAVASMRRQELKASCDVLKISDLEMLDYADSGMTGWPSNDAPGSFWQTPVEEGAARLAELMRHYRPDVVVTYDENGFYGHPDHIQANRITMAALEMTTLTPKVYWTTMPHSTMKRFGEIMREFHEDMPEPDPAEAAAMAEIGLPDDEITTWVDTTAFSGQKFDALAAHASQGENIFFLKMGKERFGELMGMETYVRVKDATSAAVPENDLFAGLR; via the coding sequence ATGACTGACCGGCCCTTGACGCTCATGGCGGTACACGCCCATCCCGACGACGAGGCCACCGGAACCGGAGGAATCCTCGCGCGGTACGCGGCGGAGGGCATCCGGACGGTTCTCGTAACCTGTACCGACGGCGGTTGCGGTGACGGACCGGGGGGTGTCAAACCGGGCGATCCCGGGCACGATCCGGTGGCCGTCGCCTCGATGCGCCGTCAAGAACTCAAGGCGAGCTGTGACGTCCTCAAGATCAGCGATCTGGAAATGCTGGACTATGCCGACTCCGGGATGACGGGCTGGCCGAGCAACGACGCCCCCGGATCCTTCTGGCAGACCCCCGTGGAGGAAGGCGCCGCCCGACTCGCGGAACTCATGCGGCACTACCGACCCGATGTGGTCGTCACCTACGACGAGAACGGCTTCTACGGCCACCCCGACCACATCCAGGCCAACCGCATCACGATGGCGGCGCTGGAGATGACCACGCTGACACCGAAGGTGTACTGGACGACGATGCCCCACTCGACGATGAAGCGGTTCGGCGAGATCATGCGCGAGTTCCATGAGGACATGCCGGAGCCGGATCCTGCCGAGGCCGCCGCGATGGCCGAGATCGGCCTCCCCGACGACGAGATCACCACGTGGGTGGACACCACCGCGTTCAGCGGTCAGAAGTTCGACGCGCTGGCCGCGCACGCCAGCCAGGGCGAGAACATCTTCTTCCTCAAGATGGGCAAGGAGAGGTTCGGCGAGTTGATGGGCATGGAGACCTACGTACGCGTCAAGGACGCCACCAGCGCCGCCGTACCCGAGAACGATCTCTTCGCCGGACTGCGCTGA